A window of the Paraburkholderia sp. ZP32-5 genome harbors these coding sequences:
- a CDS encoding XylR family transcriptional regulator — MTRPQAPQTTHRIALLFNANKVYDREIITGIGNYLLSTRVAWDLFLEEDFRCRLAGIQRFDGDGIIADFDDPAVNEALRDCPLPVVAVGSSYEDPTQYPPDLPYIATDNSKLVSLAYTHLIGAGLENFALYSLPQAQENRWAQQRELAFSHLRAQDGRSAEQIDSEIYRGLSTSATSWNQAIEQLTTWLRQLPKPVGIIAVTDARARHLLQACLIAGIPVPEEVAIIGIDNDPLTRTLTRIPLSSVIQGTEEMGRTAAHILHQMLHGARFPGRRILVPPVGINVLESTRHQPLASPYVMRARHFIRQYACQGIRTEQVADYVGVSRSSLEEYFRRERQCTVHQEILRHKLDVAKSLLAKRDASSAEVAIRCGFTSLQYMYAVFRRELGCTPREYQARVSSPKPAKAAG, encoded by the coding sequence ATGACCCGTCCGCAAGCACCCCAGACGACCCATCGGATCGCGCTGCTGTTCAATGCGAACAAGGTGTACGACCGCGAAATCATCACCGGCATCGGCAACTACCTGTTGTCGACGCGAGTGGCATGGGACCTGTTCCTCGAAGAAGACTTTCGCTGCCGGCTCGCGGGTATTCAGCGTTTCGACGGCGACGGCATCATCGCGGACTTCGACGATCCCGCTGTCAATGAAGCATTGCGCGACTGTCCGCTGCCGGTCGTCGCGGTGGGTTCGTCGTATGAGGACCCGACGCAGTACCCTCCGGATTTACCCTATATCGCCACCGACAATAGCAAGCTCGTGTCGCTCGCGTACACGCATCTGATCGGCGCGGGACTGGAGAACTTCGCGTTGTACAGCCTGCCGCAGGCGCAGGAAAATCGCTGGGCGCAGCAACGCGAACTGGCGTTCAGTCATTTGCGCGCTCAGGACGGCCGCAGTGCCGAGCAGATCGACAGCGAGATTTATCGTGGCTTATCCACGAGTGCGACGTCATGGAATCAGGCGATCGAGCAACTGACCACGTGGCTGCGGCAACTGCCGAAACCGGTCGGAATCATCGCGGTGACGGATGCTCGCGCGCGGCATCTGCTGCAAGCGTGTCTGATCGCGGGAATTCCGGTGCCCGAGGAAGTCGCGATCATCGGCATCGACAACGATCCGCTCACGCGCACGCTGACGCGCATCCCGCTTTCGTCGGTGATTCAGGGCACCGAGGAAATGGGCCGCACTGCCGCGCACATCCTGCATCAGATGCTGCACGGCGCGCGTTTTCCGGGGCGTCGCATTCTGGTGCCGCCGGTCGGCATCAACGTGCTCGAATCGACACGGCATCAGCCGCTCGCGAGTCCATACGTGATGCGCGCGCGGCATTTCATCCGCCAGTACGCGTGTCAGGGCATTCGCACCGAACAGGTCGCCGACTATGTAGGCGTGTCGCGTTCGTCGCTGGAGGAGTACTTCCGGCGAGAACGCCAGTGCACCGTGCATCAGGAAATCCTGCGCCATAAACTCGATGTCGCGAAGTCGCTGCTCGCGAAACGCGATGCATCGAGCGCGGAAGTGGCGATTCGTTGCGGCTTCACATCGCTGCAGTACATGTACGCGGTATTTCGTCGAGAACTGGGCTGCACGCCGCGCGAATATCAGGCGCGCGTGAGTAGTCCGAAGCCGGCGAAAGCGGCTGGTTGA
- a CDS encoding aldose epimerase family protein, giving the protein MISIAQLSSEPWGALQGGDRVRLYTLRNAHGMKVAISDLGATLVSWHAPDRAGRLGDILLGHDTPDEYVAATTYMGGLVGRWANRIADARFSLDGIEYTLDRNEGPNLLHGGTVGFHRQLWDVSEDNGALLMRLESPEGDAGFPGHVSVQVRYSLDDDGTLTIDYEAITDAPTPLNLTSHPYFNLTGHAGTDIRGHMLSIDADRFFEVDAALIPCNLAEVAGNAFDFRQSAPIGARLDWPHAQLAVAGGFDHCYVLRDAENAGVGQSTPQLREVARTYDPSSGRELTVSTDQRGLQFYSGNALNGNAGRGGVRYQRYAGLCLEAAGFPNEVNMPEQEQVIVRPGNTYRQITAYRVDVRKGV; this is encoded by the coding sequence ATGATCAGCATCGCACAACTTTCTTCCGAGCCGTGGGGCGCGCTGCAAGGCGGCGATCGCGTCAGGCTCTATACGCTGCGTAACGCGCACGGCATGAAGGTCGCCATCAGCGACCTCGGCGCGACGCTGGTTTCGTGGCACGCACCGGATCGCGCGGGACGTCTCGGCGATATTCTGCTCGGCCACGACACTCCCGACGAATATGTTGCGGCAACAACCTACATGGGCGGACTGGTCGGCCGCTGGGCGAATCGCATTGCCGACGCGCGCTTTTCGCTCGACGGCATCGAGTACACGCTCGACCGCAACGAAGGCCCGAATCTGCTGCACGGCGGCACGGTCGGTTTTCATCGTCAGCTCTGGGACGTCAGCGAGGATAACGGCGCATTGCTGATGCGGCTGGAGTCGCCGGAAGGCGACGCCGGGTTTCCGGGCCACGTGAGCGTACAGGTGCGCTATTCCCTCGACGACGACGGCACGTTGACGATCGACTATGAAGCGATCACCGACGCGCCAACGCCGCTCAACCTGACGAGCCACCCGTACTTCAATCTGACCGGGCACGCCGGTACCGACATTCGCGGTCATATGCTGTCGATCGACGCGGATCGCTTTTTCGAAGTCGACGCCGCGTTGATTCCGTGCAACCTGGCCGAGGTCGCGGGCAACGCATTCGACTTCCGGCAGAGTGCGCCGATCGGCGCACGGCTCGACTGGCCTCATGCGCAGCTCGCGGTCGCCGGAGGCTTCGATCATTGCTACGTGCTACGCGACGCGGAAAATGCCGGCGTTGGCCAAAGCACACCACAACTGCGCGAGGTCGCGCGCACCTACGATCCGAGCAGCGGGCGCGAGTTGACCGTGTCCACCGATCAGCGCGGCCTGCAGTTCTATTCCGGCAATGCGCTGAACGGCAACGCGGGACGCGGTGGCGTTCGCTATCAACGCTATGCCGGTTTATGCCTCGAAGCAGCCGGTTTTCCGAACGAGGTCAATATGCCGGAGCAGGAACAGGTGATCGTGCGACCCGGTAACACATACCGGCAAATAACCGCTTATCGCGTCGATGTTCGCAAGGGTGTGTAG
- a CDS encoding DUF4148 domain-containing protein, whose product MKSLIQAVAVAVAIAAPVAAFAQSEQPVTRAEVKAQIQQLEQVGYNPARATDSTYPADIQAAEARVSAQNAMAQGDSTGYGMPAAGSSQAGQHSAAQ is encoded by the coding sequence ATGAAATCACTGATTCAAGCAGTTGCAGTAGCGGTCGCCATCGCCGCACCGGTCGCGGCGTTTGCGCAATCCGAGCAGCCGGTCACGCGCGCGGAAGTCAAAGCGCAAATCCAGCAGCTCGAACAGGTGGGCTACAACCCGGCGAGGGCAACGGACTCCACCTACCCTGCTGATATCCAGGCAGCCGAAGCACGCGTATCCGCGCAGAATGCGATGGCTCAAGGCGACAGCACTGGTTATGGGATGCCGGCGGCGGGATCGTCGCAAGCGGGGCAGCATTCTGCGGCGCAGTGA
- a CDS encoding DMT family transporter, with amino-acid sequence MLIGKPWPTRQNVWPTFFFAIASMTFVNAIAHGEVASVLVIISSTPFLSALLGRAFFSEPIDRAMLATAALAMIGVALVIDDTQRGGAFAANCYALVTAVSMALAFLCSSRVEGGTAGLPSLGALVASLLVIGGRYVPVSEISTLLISERAIWILFEGALVMPLSLGLLTLSVRFIPPANAGLFLLLETALAPLWIWAAFGERPALQVVAGGVVTVSAVLIHVVRVGRLSDPHVVSDC; translated from the coding sequence TTGTTGATCGGCAAGCCGTGGCCGACACGTCAGAATGTATGGCCAACCTTTTTCTTTGCCATCGCATCGATGACATTCGTCAATGCAATCGCGCATGGGGAAGTCGCGTCGGTACTCGTCATCATCTCGTCGACGCCGTTCCTTTCCGCACTGCTAGGGCGGGCCTTCTTTTCCGAGCCGATCGATCGCGCAATGTTGGCTACTGCGGCATTGGCGATGATCGGCGTCGCGTTGGTGATCGATGACACGCAACGAGGCGGCGCATTTGCGGCGAATTGTTATGCCCTTGTTACCGCGGTGTCGATGGCACTGGCATTCCTGTGCTCCTCTCGAGTCGAAGGCGGCACTGCCGGTCTACCGTCGCTTGGCGCACTTGTCGCGTCGTTGCTGGTGATTGGCGGTCGGTATGTGCCAGTAAGCGAAATCTCGACCCTGCTGATTTCCGAGCGAGCAATCTGGATCCTGTTCGAGGGTGCGCTCGTCATGCCGCTATCGCTCGGTTTGCTCACGCTCAGCGTGCGTTTTATTCCGCCGGCCAATGCAGGGCTGTTCCTGCTTCTCGAAACGGCTCTTGCGCCGTTATGGATTTGGGCCGCATTCGGCGAAAGACCGGCGCTGCAGGTCGTCGCAGGCGGCGTCGTGACCGTGAGCGCGGTGTTGATTCATGTCGTGCGGGTAGGCAGACTTTCCGACCCGCACGTGGTCAGCGATTGCTAG
- a CDS encoding DUF6024 family protein, giving the protein MDSASIAPIFHTDSNRNFFRHAKQLRDELRGRLVEIYRLQDFSIYFVPSVRYGLLALKHWLESAGWQVGLRGGSHYAPIAELFPQPIFRQYDGPDAWISTHVGPYDGAAYRLSAPGALLEIVDASHSFATNLHAGLIEVADVFVAPLHKHAALTVGLALIAVRRELATMPVPGMLEEIEGTTASQAPLIEALNNLECSGVCAFNKAAIGDVRADLAETSIVCISDFQSPLPFACFRHQAFSHLARPALRQAGATYFPAFDVLRIARWARGPIDGDPIEFTADIRATLVRLSRQ; this is encoded by the coding sequence ATGGACAGCGCTTCGATCGCGCCAATCTTTCATACCGATTCGAACCGAAATTTCTTCCGTCACGCAAAGCAGCTTCGCGACGAATTGCGTGGCCGGCTGGTGGAAATTTACCGCTTGCAGGATTTTTCCATCTACTTTGTGCCTTCGGTCCGTTATGGCTTGCTGGCCCTTAAGCATTGGCTGGAGTCGGCTGGGTGGCAAGTTGGTCTGCGCGGTGGCTCGCACTACGCGCCTATTGCCGAGTTGTTCCCACAGCCGATATTTCGACAATACGATGGACCCGATGCATGGATCAGCACGCACGTAGGACCGTACGATGGCGCGGCGTACCGCTTGTCCGCGCCAGGCGCACTGCTGGAGATCGTCGATGCCTCGCATAGCTTCGCGACCAACTTGCACGCTGGTTTGATCGAAGTTGCCGATGTGTTCGTTGCCCCACTGCACAAGCACGCGGCGCTCACGGTCGGGCTTGCGTTGATCGCCGTTCGCCGCGAACTCGCGACTATGCCGGTGCCTGGCATGCTGGAAGAAATCGAGGGGACCACGGCCTCTCAGGCGCCTTTGATCGAAGCCCTGAACAATCTGGAATGCTCTGGCGTTTGCGCTTTCAACAAGGCAGCAATTGGAGATGTGCGAGCAGATCTCGCCGAGACTTCGATTGTCTGCATTTCCGACTTCCAATCGCCGCTGCCATTTGCGTGCTTTCGCCATCAGGCCTTTTCGCATCTGGCCAGACCCGCACTGCGCCAAGCAGGGGCGACTTACTTTCCCGCATTCGATGTACTCAGGATCGCCCGATGGGCGCGAGGTCCCATTGATGGCGACCCCATCGAGTTCACTGCTGACATCCGTGCCACTCTCGTTCGACTTAGCCGACAATGA
- a CDS encoding NUDIX hydrolase, whose protein sequence is MANCSLADRNCWNKWLNVALAGNSDIAGGNPPVVPKNTMHNAIIVKCAAAIIREKSLLLTRKKGTQTFISPGGKPLPGESYSDCLSREIREELNVEVSKQTCLGLFNGTSTFENVPIEMHVYLVEITGEPRAGMEIDEFLWYRGDAAKQALKIGSIFRDSVIPLLTSKKLIA, encoded by the coding sequence GTGGCGAACTGCAGTCTTGCAGACCGGAACTGCTGGAACAAGTGGCTTAACGTTGCGCTCGCCGGCAACAGCGACATTGCCGGCGGCAATCCTCCTGTCGTTCCAAAAAACACCATGCACAACGCCATCATCGTCAAGTGCGCCGCGGCGATTATCCGGGAAAAGTCGCTGCTCCTGACGCGAAAGAAGGGAACCCAAACCTTTATCTCGCCTGGCGGAAAGCCGCTTCCCGGCGAGTCTTATTCCGACTGCCTTTCGCGCGAAATTCGCGAAGAGCTGAATGTCGAAGTCAGCAAGCAAACTTGTCTCGGTTTATTCAACGGTACGTCGACGTTCGAAAACGTGCCAATCGAAATGCACGTATATCTGGTTGAAATCACGGGCGAGCCACGAGCCGGTATGGAAATCGATGAATTCCTCTGGTACCGCGGCGACGCTGCGAAGCAGGCACTAAAAATTGGGTCGATCTTCCGCGATTCGGTCATTCCTCTGCTGACAAGCAAGAAGCTGATTGCGTGA
- a CDS encoding TIGR00730 family Rossman fold protein encodes MHATILRELESIEQLSECVGTAISIFGSARIEPSHEAFKLTYQIASRLSNEGYTVISGGGPGIMRAANEGARTGKTHTIGFNVVLPFEPADFKFQDISLVFENFFTRKIAFCRYSRAFIAMPGGMGTLDELFEILTLIQTEKIDPMPVVLVGSQFWGGLVDWMRNNLETANLISTGELDEIRIFDDADSVVDYLKRHVPFRDASITSDCRERSGHATA; translated from the coding sequence ATGCATGCAACGATCCTGCGAGAGCTCGAGAGTATCGAACAGCTGTCAGAGTGCGTCGGCACTGCGATAAGCATATTCGGCAGCGCGCGTATCGAGCCCAGCCATGAAGCATTCAAGCTCACTTATCAAATTGCTTCCCGGCTATCGAACGAGGGCTATACCGTCATTTCAGGTGGAGGGCCGGGCATTATGCGCGCTGCCAACGAAGGCGCACGTACGGGAAAGACACATACCATCGGCTTCAATGTGGTACTTCCTTTCGAGCCAGCGGATTTTAAATTTCAAGATATCTCGCTCGTCTTCGAAAACTTCTTTACGCGAAAAATTGCCTTTTGCAGGTATTCCCGAGCATTTATCGCGATGCCGGGTGGAATGGGCACGCTGGACGAGCTATTTGAAATCCTGACACTGATACAAACTGAAAAAATTGATCCCATGCCTGTCGTGCTGGTCGGCTCGCAGTTCTGGGGAGGACTCGTCGATTGGATGAGAAACAATCTGGAAACGGCCAACCTGATTAGCACAGGTGAACTCGATGAGATCAGGATTTTTGACGATGCGGATAGCGTCGTCGATTATCTGAAACGACACGTCCCATTTCGGGATGCGTCAATCACGTCAGATTGTCGCGAGCGGAGCGGTCACGCGACAGCCTGA
- a CDS encoding LysR substrate-binding domain-containing protein has translation MNFFQYLVMRILPPLRALQSFEAVANYESFTQAANELCLTHSAISHQVRALEAWFGKDIFIRHSGGVRLTQEGERLKNACSAALTLLEDACVGIRDQAPERKLTIGCSVSFLAHWLLPRIEAFSRRAPEVILNFQARGDVAALLSGEVDALIVTERFPSPAIEATCLTTDVIGPVCAPDWPNPPASPSDIGGTRLLHARSRMNAWTEWGQTVGVAVDSSGGQVLDSLSLTIEAARSGMGLAIAPELLVRRDLADGRLIAPMGFVSVERSTYLYVRACHSQESDIAIFRDWLLEECQKDLPR, from the coding sequence GTGAATTTTTTTCAATACTTAGTCATGCGCATATTGCCTCCTCTCCGAGCTCTTCAAAGCTTCGAGGCTGTAGCTAATTACGAGAGTTTTACCCAAGCGGCAAATGAACTATGTCTAACCCATAGTGCGATCAGTCATCAGGTTCGAGCACTTGAAGCCTGGTTTGGGAAGGACATTTTCATTCGCCACAGCGGTGGAGTTCGACTGACGCAAGAGGGCGAGCGGCTGAAGAACGCATGCTCGGCGGCGCTTACGCTGCTCGAAGACGCATGCGTCGGGATTCGTGATCAGGCACCCGAGCGCAAACTGACGATCGGTTGTTCAGTCAGCTTTCTCGCTCACTGGCTTCTTCCCAGAATCGAGGCATTCTCGAGACGTGCGCCGGAAGTCATACTGAATTTTCAGGCGCGAGGCGATGTCGCGGCATTGCTGAGCGGGGAAGTCGACGCCTTGATCGTCACCGAGCGATTCCCGTCGCCTGCCATCGAGGCAACCTGCCTGACGACAGACGTAATAGGGCCGGTCTGCGCGCCCGACTGGCCGAATCCACCTGCCTCGCCGTCCGACATCGGCGGCACACGTCTGTTGCACGCGAGGTCACGCATGAATGCATGGACCGAGTGGGGTCAAACAGTGGGAGTTGCTGTCGATTCGTCTGGCGGACAGGTGCTGGACAGCCTGTCGTTGACCATCGAAGCAGCAAGAAGCGGGATGGGACTCGCGATTGCTCCGGAGTTATTGGTCCGTCGCGATCTCGCCGACGGTCGGTTGATTGCCCCAATGGGGTTCGTCAGCGTCGAGCGGTCGACTTATCTCTACGTGCGTGCTTGCCACTCGCAGGAAAGCGATATTGCTATCTTTCGCGACTGGCTACTCGAAGAATGCCAGAAGGATCTGCCGCGGTGA
- a CDS encoding isocitrate lyase/PEP mutase family protein: MPRTVAEKRAAFRALHTSGCFVLPNPWDVGSARYLQTLGFQALATTSSGFAWSTGHADNAMPRDAILAHLRAIVDATDLPVNADFENGFGRDPDEVAASVKLAIETGVAGLSIEDSTGDAAAPLFPIDVAVQRVSAARRAIDQSGGDTLLVGRAENFFAGQPDLDDAIARLKAYAAAGADCLYAPGIQTREQIEAVVAAVAPKPVNLLIGSTSDLTLQDVAALGVRRISVGGGLARAAWGGFMHAAQALADGRFDFSGATAGTKLNELFDHRA, from the coding sequence ATGCCCCGCACCGTCGCCGAAAAACGCGCCGCATTCCGCGCACTGCACACCTCCGGCTGTTTCGTGCTGCCCAATCCCTGGGATGTCGGCAGCGCCCGCTATCTGCAGACGCTCGGTTTTCAGGCGCTCGCCACCACGAGTTCCGGTTTTGCGTGGTCGACCGGACACGCGGACAACGCCATGCCGCGCGACGCGATCCTCGCGCACCTGCGCGCGATCGTCGATGCGACCGATCTGCCCGTCAATGCCGATTTCGAAAACGGCTTCGGCCGCGATCCGGACGAGGTCGCCGCGAGCGTGAAGCTCGCGATCGAAACCGGCGTCGCCGGCTTATCGATCGAGGACTCGACGGGCGATGCCGCCGCGCCGCTGTTTCCGATCGACGTCGCCGTGCAACGCGTCAGCGCGGCGCGACGCGCAATCGACCAGAGCGGCGGCGATACGTTGCTGGTCGGCCGCGCGGAAAATTTCTTCGCCGGTCAGCCCGATCTCGATGACGCGATCGCGCGTCTGAAGGCCTATGCGGCAGCGGGCGCCGACTGCCTGTACGCGCCCGGCATCCAGACGCGCGAACAGATCGAGGCGGTCGTCGCCGCGGTCGCGCCGAAGCCGGTCAATCTGCTGATCGGCTCGACATCGGATCTGACGTTGCAGGACGTGGCGGCGCTTGGCGTGCGACGCATCAGCGTCGGCGGTGGCCTGGCGCGTGCGGCGTGGGGCGGCTTCATGCACGCTGCGCAGGCGTTGGCCGATGGCCGGTTCGACTTCAGCGGCGCGACGGCCGGGACGAAGCTCAACGAGCTTTTCGACCATCGCGCGTGA
- a CDS encoding helix-turn-helix domain-containing protein: protein MDTHLTKSADTSTTDLGRRVRAARQAQDLTLETASRLCGVSRSTLSKVENGLMSPTFDVLQKIVLGLQIEIGELFGSTPKVSASGRRALTRKDEGQRHAYRGYQMELLATDLAHKAMLPFRIRISAHTLDAFDDWGRHEGEEFLYVISGSVCLYSELYAPTHLNAGDSLYFDSRTGHAAISTSEEDAEVLWMATNADLLQTPPIAIDSAKK from the coding sequence ATGGACACCCATCTCACAAAATCCGCCGACACGTCCACCACCGATCTCGGCCGGCGCGTGCGCGCCGCGCGTCAGGCGCAGGACCTGACGCTCGAAACCGCGAGCCGGCTGTGCGGCGTCTCGCGTTCGACGCTGTCGAAAGTGGAAAACGGCCTGATGTCCCCCACTTTCGACGTGCTGCAAAAAATCGTGCTGGGCCTGCAGATCGAAATCGGCGAACTATTCGGTTCGACGCCGAAAGTCAGCGCAAGCGGCCGGCGCGCGCTAACCCGCAAAGACGAAGGCCAGCGGCATGCGTATCGCGGCTATCAGATGGAACTGCTCGCCACCGACCTCGCGCACAAGGCGATGCTACCGTTTCGTATCCGCATCTCGGCGCACACGCTCGATGCCTTCGATGATTGGGGCCGCCATGAAGGCGAGGAATTCCTGTACGTGATCAGCGGCAGCGTGTGCCTCTATTCGGAGCTGTACGCGCCCACGCATCTGAACGCGGGCGACAGCCTCTATTTCGACAGCCGCACCGGCCACGCTGCGATTTCGACCAGCGAGGAAGACGCCGAAGTGTTGTGGATGGCGACGAACGCGGACCTGCTGCAAACGCCGCCCATCGCGATCGACTCGGCAAAGAAGTAA